One window of Streptomyces sp. FIT100 genomic DNA carries:
- a CDS encoding YihY/virulence factor BrkB family protein, with the protein MQAANETPERPPSGRLHRAQVLYRNVSKRRLAWLLLKDTVNSCIEYRILGLAAEAAFFTLLSLPPLLLGMLGLLGYVDNWTSTTTVASIQENILGAAGTVLSDRGVNEIAKPLLEDVTRGGRPDVISLGFAIALWSGSRAVNVFIDTITVMYGLDGQRGIVATRLLAFLLYLIALLIGAVVLPLAVVGPDRVVEFLPFGTEVVAVLYWPVVILLSIAFLTTLYHVSVPVRSPWAEDIPGALVALAMWVLGSFVLRIYLTSTVEGPTIYGSLAAPIAVLLWIGISAFAVLVGAAVNAAIDRVWPSVATAAARAANERVRAAHAAELVARARLAEGESEDWEEGENGGVMPSEFPERWSKFLPPDDVKSRLQSGRDHRQRP; encoded by the coding sequence GTGCAGGCAGCAAACGAAACACCCGAGCGGCCCCCCTCCGGCCGTCTCCACCGGGCGCAGGTCCTCTACCGCAACGTCTCCAAGCGGAGGCTGGCCTGGCTGCTGCTGAAGGACACCGTCAATTCCTGCATCGAGTACCGCATCCTCGGGCTCGCGGCGGAGGCGGCGTTCTTCACGCTGCTGTCCCTGCCTCCGCTGCTCCTGGGCATGCTGGGCCTGCTCGGCTACGTCGACAACTGGACCAGCACCACCACCGTCGCCTCGATCCAGGAGAACATCCTCGGCGCGGCCGGCACCGTGCTCTCCGACCGCGGCGTCAACGAGATCGCCAAGCCCCTGCTGGAGGACGTCACCCGCGGCGGCAGGCCGGACGTGATCTCCCTCGGCTTCGCGATCGCCCTGTGGTCGGGGTCGCGGGCCGTGAACGTCTTCATCGACACCATCACCGTGATGTACGGGCTCGACGGGCAGCGCGGCATCGTCGCCACCCGGCTGCTGGCCTTCCTGCTCTACCTCATCGCCCTGCTGATCGGCGCGGTCGTGCTGCCGCTCGCGGTGGTCGGCCCCGACCGGGTCGTCGAGTTCCTCCCCTTCGGGACGGAAGTCGTCGCCGTCCTGTACTGGCCGGTGGTGATCCTGCTCTCGATCGCCTTCCTCACCACGCTCTACCACGTGTCCGTGCCGGTCAGGTCGCCGTGGGCCGAGGACATCCCGGGCGCCCTGGTCGCCCTCGCGATGTGGGTGCTGGGCAGCTTCGTGCTGCGGATCTACCTGACCAGCACGGTGGAGGGCCCCACCATCTACGGATCGCTCGCGGCGCCCATCGCCGTACTGCTGTGGATCGGCATCTCCGCGTTCGCCGTCCTGGTCGGCGCCGCCGTGAACGCCGCCATCGACCGTGTCTGGCCGTCCGTCGCCACGGCCGCCGCCCGCGCCGCCAACGAGCGCGTGCGCGCCGCCCACGCCGCCGAGCTGGTCGCCAGGGCGCGGCTGGCGGAGGGGGAGAGCGAGGACTGGGAGGAAGGCGAGAACGGCGGGGTCATGCCGTCCGAGTTCCCCGAGCGCTGGTCGAAGTTCCTGCCCCCGGACGATGTGAAGTCCCGGCTCCAGTCGGGCCGGGACCACCGGCAGCGCCCCTAG
- a CDS encoding AraC family transcriptional regulator, giving the protein MYAERASRLDGAVVWSRSESGGGPVVPVLPDGCMDLLWSDGRLLVAGPDTHAYAPPGTRARYAGVRFPPGYAPAFFGVPAHELRDRRAELAELWPAGRVRRLAERIGDTPDPVAELEAQALRHAADVPAPDPLLRAVAAALDRGWSVAATAEAVGLGARQLHRRSLDAFGYGPKTLARVLRLQRALGLVRAEVPYAEAALAAGCTDQAHLAREMRDLTGLTLGAYAALANSETPEPSGSSTTA; this is encoded by the coding sequence ATGTACGCGGAGCGGGCCTCGCGCCTCGACGGGGCCGTCGTCTGGAGCCGCAGCGAGTCCGGCGGCGGGCCGGTGGTGCCCGTGCTGCCCGACGGCTGCATGGACCTGCTGTGGAGCGACGGGAGGCTGCTCGTCGCCGGGCCCGACACGCACGCGTACGCCCCGCCCGGCACACGCGCCCGGTACGCGGGCGTACGGTTCCCTCCGGGCTACGCGCCCGCGTTCTTCGGGGTCCCCGCGCACGAGCTGAGGGACCGGCGGGCCGAGCTCGCGGAGCTGTGGCCCGCCGGACGCGTCCGGCGGCTGGCCGAGCGCATCGGGGACACCCCGGACCCGGTCGCGGAACTGGAGGCCCAGGCCCTGCGGCACGCCGCCGACGTACCGGCGCCCGATCCGCTGCTGAGGGCGGTCGCCGCCGCCCTGGACCGCGGCTGGTCCGTCGCCGCCACCGCCGAAGCCGTGGGGCTCGGCGCACGGCAGCTGCACCGCAGGTCCCTGGACGCCTTCGGGTACGGGCCCAAGACACTCGCGCGGGTGCTGCGGCTCCAGCGGGCCCTGGGGCTCGTACGGGCCGAAGTGCCCTACGCAGAGGCCGCGCTCGCCGCGGGCTGCACCGACCAGGCGCACCTCGCACGGGAGATGCGGGACCTGACCGGGCTCACCCTGGGCGCCTATGCCGCGTTGGCGAACAGCGAGACCCCCGAGCCGTCGGGGTCGAGCACGACCGCGTAG
- a CDS encoding VOC family protein, with protein MTPRFDAIGLVVADMAASLAFYRRLGLDIPADADSAPHAEAVLPSGLRVLFDTEETVRSFDPGWTRPEGGDRIGLCFLCDSPAEVDKVYEELVAAGHRGHLKPWDAVWGQRYAVVLDPDGSGVSLFANAA; from the coding sequence ATGACTCCACGATTCGACGCCATCGGCCTCGTCGTCGCCGACATGGCCGCCTCGCTCGCCTTCTACCGCCGTCTCGGCCTGGACATCCCCGCGGACGCCGACTCCGCGCCGCACGCCGAGGCGGTGCTGCCGAGCGGACTGCGCGTGCTGTTCGACACGGAGGAGACCGTCAGGTCCTTCGATCCGGGCTGGACCCGGCCCGAGGGCGGTGACCGCATCGGTCTGTGCTTCCTCTGCGACAGCCCGGCCGAGGTGGACAAGGTGTACGAAGAGCTCGTCGCGGCAGGCCATCGCGGCCACCTCAAGCCCTGGGACGCCGTCTGGGGGCAGCGCTACGCGGTCGTGCTCGACCCCGACGGCTCGGGGGTCTCGCTGTTCGCCAACGCGGCATAG
- a CDS encoding response regulator transcription factor, with protein sequence MQNILVVDDDPTVAEVVTGYLERAGFAVHRAADGPQALRAAGERWPDLVVLDLMLPGMDGLEVCRRLRGRAPVPVIMLTARGDEDDRILGLEIGADDYVTKPFSPRELVLRVESVLRRSQAAAGAPPVGEAVSRAGITLDPAARRAVKDGRELALTLREFDLLAHLMRHPGQAIGRERLMHEVWGWEFGDLSTVTVHVRRLRGKIEDDPARPRLIQTVWGVGYRFDVPEESGAGEAHAREGGNGGNGGNGGHGRPGGNGGNGGNGTPVRADDVPVRADDATPAEGA encoded by the coding sequence ATGCAGAACATCCTGGTCGTCGACGACGATCCGACCGTCGCCGAAGTCGTCACCGGCTATCTGGAGCGCGCCGGCTTCGCCGTGCACCGCGCGGCCGACGGCCCGCAGGCGCTGCGGGCGGCGGGGGAGCGGTGGCCGGACCTGGTCGTCCTGGACCTGATGCTCCCCGGCATGGACGGGCTCGAGGTCTGCCGCAGACTGCGCGGCCGGGCCCCGGTGCCGGTGATCATGCTGACCGCGCGCGGGGACGAGGACGACCGGATCCTGGGCCTGGAGATCGGCGCGGACGACTACGTCACCAAGCCGTTCAGCCCGCGCGAGCTGGTGCTGCGCGTCGAGTCGGTGCTGCGCCGCAGCCAGGCCGCGGCGGGCGCGCCGCCCGTCGGGGAAGCCGTCAGCCGCGCGGGCATCACGCTGGACCCGGCCGCCCGCCGCGCCGTCAAGGACGGGCGCGAACTGGCCCTGACGCTGCGGGAGTTCGACCTCCTCGCCCATCTGATGCGCCACCCCGGGCAGGCGATCGGCCGGGAGCGGCTGATGCACGAGGTGTGGGGCTGGGAGTTCGGTGATCTGTCGACGGTCACCGTCCATGTCCGGCGGCTGCGCGGCAAGATCGAGGACGATCCGGCCAGGCCGCGGCTGATCCAGACCGTGTGGGGGGTCGGGTACCGCTTCGACGTCCCCGAGGAATCCGGCGCGGGGGAGGCGCACGCCCGGGAGGGTGGGAACGGGGGGAACGGGGGGAACGGGGGGCACGGGAGGCCCGGCGGAAACGGCGGAAACGGCGGAAACGGCACACCGGTACGCGCCGACGACGTACCGGTGCGCGCGGACGACGCAACACCGGCCGAAGGGGCGTGA
- a CDS encoding sensor histidine kinase KdpD, with protein MSDFLLIALFSFLGAAAAGLLGAFVLRLLRHRTVTVSLTVVAAVTVLAMLAGTLAVAQAMFLNSHDLQVVTMVVAMAAIVSLATALLLGRWVVARSRELVRAARTFGEDGSFAAPGSAATAELAELSKELEATSARLAASRERERALETSRRELVAWISHDLRTPLAGLRAMSEALEDGVVQDPERYFKQIRTEVDRLNEMVGDLFELSRIHAGALALTPTRMSVYDLVGEALAGADPLAREHGVRLVGDRVEPVPVEVDGKEMTRVLANLLVNAIRRTPADGTVAVAAERRAGSVVLSVTDGCGGIPEEDLPRVFDTGWRGSQARTPPAGAGLGLAIVRGIVEAHEGRADVRNVSGGCRFEVTLPLSAAPPGA; from the coding sequence ATGAGCGACTTCCTCCTCATCGCACTCTTCTCGTTCCTCGGCGCCGCCGCGGCCGGACTGCTCGGCGCCTTCGTCCTGCGCCTGCTGCGGCACCGGACGGTCACCGTGTCCCTGACCGTCGTCGCCGCGGTCACCGTCCTCGCCATGCTCGCCGGGACCCTCGCGGTCGCCCAGGCGATGTTCCTGAACTCGCACGACCTCCAGGTCGTCACCATGGTCGTCGCGATGGCCGCGATCGTGTCGCTCGCCACGGCGCTGCTCCTCGGCCGCTGGGTCGTCGCGCGCAGCCGCGAACTGGTCCGCGCGGCCCGTACGTTCGGCGAGGACGGCAGCTTCGCCGCGCCCGGCAGCGCGGCCACGGCCGAGCTCGCCGAGCTGAGCAAGGAGCTCGAAGCCACCAGCGCCCGGCTGGCCGCGTCCCGGGAGCGGGAGCGGGCCCTGGAGACCTCCCGGCGGGAGCTCGTGGCCTGGATCTCGCACGATCTGCGCACCCCGCTCGCCGGGCTGCGCGCGATGTCGGAGGCGCTGGAGGACGGCGTCGTCCAGGACCCGGAGCGGTACTTCAAGCAGATCCGCACCGAGGTCGACCGGCTGAACGAGATGGTCGGGGACCTCTTCGAACTCTCCCGCATCCACGCCGGGGCGCTCGCCCTCACGCCGACCCGGATGTCGGTCTACGACCTCGTCGGCGAGGCCCTCGCGGGCGCCGACCCGCTCGCGCGCGAGCACGGGGTGCGGCTGGTGGGGGACCGGGTCGAGCCGGTGCCGGTCGAGGTGGACGGCAAGGAGATGACGAGGGTCCTGGCCAATCTGCTCGTCAACGCGATCCGCCGGACACCGGCCGACGGAACGGTCGCGGTCGCGGCGGAGCGCCGCGCGGGCTCGGTCGTGCTGTCGGTGACGGACGGGTGCGGGGGGATCCCGGAGGAGGACCTGCCGCGCGTCTTCGACACCGGTTGGCGGGGCAGCCAGGCGAGGACGCCCCCGGCGGGGGCGGGGCTGGGGCTGGCGATCGTACGGGGCATCGTGGAGGCGCACGAGGGCCGTGCGGACGTGCGGAACGTGTCGGGCGGTTGCCGCTTCGAGGTCACCCTCCCGCTGAGCGCCGCCCCGCCCGGCGCCTGA
- a CDS encoding MgtC/SapB family protein translates to MNAIHFTLGLGTGMLSGALIGIERQWRQRMAGLRTNTLVATGAALFVLLSGSFDDSSPSRVAAQVVSGIGFLGAGVIMRDGLNVTGINTAATLWCSAAVGCLAGAGKPWEALAGAVAIVAVNTALRSATRTIDRRPGSGDEVPVPYCVEAVVSAEHEAHVRTLLIQSLTGPESRLHAVQSAEADAVEGEAGLVRIRAEITAEGTDSTAVESAVARISMEPSVASAAWRQTAPA, encoded by the coding sequence ATGAACGCGATCCACTTCACCCTCGGCCTCGGCACCGGCATGCTCTCCGGCGCGCTCATCGGCATCGAGCGCCAGTGGCGCCAGCGCATGGCCGGACTGCGTACGAACACCCTGGTCGCCACGGGTGCCGCACTGTTCGTCCTGCTCTCCGGTTCGTTCGACGACTCCTCGCCCAGCCGGGTCGCCGCGCAGGTCGTCTCCGGCATCGGCTTCCTCGGTGCCGGTGTCATCATGCGCGACGGGCTCAATGTGACGGGCATCAACACCGCGGCGACGCTGTGGTGTTCGGCCGCCGTCGGCTGCCTGGCCGGGGCCGGGAAGCCGTGGGAGGCCCTCGCGGGCGCGGTGGCGATCGTCGCGGTGAACACGGCCCTGCGGTCCGCGACCCGCACCATCGACCGCCGGCCGGGCTCGGGGGACGAGGTGCCGGTGCCGTACTGCGTCGAGGCGGTCGTCTCGGCGGAGCACGAGGCGCATGTCCGCACCCTCCTGATCCAGTCCCTGACCGGCCCGGAGAGCCGACTCCACGCCGTCCAGTCGGCGGAGGCGGACGCGGTGGAGGGCGAGGCCGGGCTGGTGCGGATCCGTGCCGAGATCACGGCGGAGGGCACGGACAGCACGGCCGTGGAGAGCGCGGTGGCCCGCATCAGCATGGAGCCCTCGGTGGCCTCCGCCGCCTGGCGCCAGACGGCGCCGGCCTGA